GGGGCGCAATTGCGTGGTCCAAGCCGAGCAAAGGGGGATCGCGCCGGAGGAAGCTGCGCAAACATCGAGGTCGGTCTCGGCCGACAGCGAGTAGGTCTCATCCGCATCGCCATCAATCAGACACCCGCGATCCAAAGCTCGGCTCCAGGAACGTTTGCCGGCAATTCTGGCACTCGGCCACCATTGAGCTGTACAGCCGCCATTCTCGACGGAGTGGTGTCTCATTTAACGGTCGTAACCCGCGCCACGGCCTTGCGGGTCAGCGTCGCGAGCTCGTGACGCCGCGTTCGGGACGTGGTCCGGCCTTCGTCGTTGTTCGATTACCTGACGGGCGCCACCGTCCAATCCGGCGCTCGGCGACCGATCTTGCGACCGCGCCATCGGAAGATGAAGGCGCATCGAAGTCGTTGGCTTGTATCAGTGTCCGAACGCTGCTCACATTGATGCACCATTTGCACAGCACGGTGGCCTCCCACGTTGAGGAGGTGATTCGCGATGAACATGCCATCGAACCCACACCGCGTAGCGTCTCGGACCCTCACCAAACTTCCAAACCCGGGGATCACGACTCTCCCGAGACTTTGGCTCGATTTGCCGGCGGAGACGCGGCAGCAGATCGCGTGGAGCTTCGCGCTCCTGCTTCTGAGGATGCGGTAAGCCGCTCCTGCCGAGCAAGCGCAAAGTCCGCGCCGTCCGGCATCACCCCGCCCTCCCTTACAAACAGCTCTTGCAATTCATGGCGTCGCTGTGCGCGGATGAGACTGACTCGGCGGTGCTTCTGCGCTTCTGCGGTTCATCGTCCTGACGGTCGCGCGGTACAATGAGGGCGCGTTTGCCGAGTGGAGCGAGATAAACGTTGAGCAAAAGCTTTGGACCATTCCCGGCGCGCGGATGAATGGCGACAGGCAAACAAGCCGCACGTGGTCCCGCTAATCGACGCGGCCTTGAAGGCGCTAGCCCGTCTTATTCGTGAGAGTGCGCCTGAGAGGCTGGCGAGCGTGGTGTAAAGCGCTGATGCGGCGTAGGATTCGGTTGCGAAGCCAACCCCATGACCTTCAATCGCGAACGCCACGCCCGCCATGACCGATGATACGATTCTGCCATTCTCGTTTCCAGCCGTTCACGCCAAGAAAGTCACAGCTGCCTTCGATGGCGGTCGCTTGACATCGAACGGGGGCGTGATGCTTCTGGCGACGGCCGAGCGACGTCTCGGTTTGGCCGACAAGTTGGCCCGGGTGTTCCCGGACCGGCGCGACCCGACGCGGGTCGTGCACAGCCTTGTCGATATGTTTCGCGCTCGCATGTTCGCGATCTGCTGCGGCTACGAGGACGCCGACGACCTCGATCATCTGCGGTCCGATCCGGCATTCAAGCTGGCCTGCGGACGGCTGCCGGACAGCGGTCGCGATCTGTGTTCCCAACCGACGCTGTCGCGCCTGGAGAATGCTCCGCGCCTGCGCGACGTGATCCGGCTGACCTACACTTTGGTCGACGCATGGATGGATAGCTACCCGCGCGAGCCGGCATCCGTCACGCTCGACATCGATGATACCTGCGATGTCGTCCACGGTCATCAGCAGCTCTCGCTGTTCAACGCTCATTATGACGAACGCTGCTTCTTGCCGATCCACGTCTACGACACGGAGAAGAGCCGGCCCGTGGCGGTCGTGCTGCGGCCGGGCAAGACGCCGGGCGGCGTCGAGGTGCGCGCCCATCTGCGCCGCCTGGTACGGCACATCCGCACGCGATGGCACAACACGCGAATTACGGTCCGTGGCGACGGGCACTATGCCCGGCCGGAGGCGATGACGTGGTGCGAGAACAACGGCATCGACTACATCTTCGGCCTGTCCGGCACCAAGCCGCTCGCCAGAAAAGTCGACGAGGTCGCTGACGACATCCGCACCCGACGCGCCATCGAGAACCTGGCTGTTCTGCGCGGCTATACCGAGACGCGCCACAAGGCCAAGTCCTGGGATCGCGAACGGCGCACCGTCGCCCGTATTGAGGCGACGATGCTCGGCCTCGACATCCGCTTCGTCGTCACCAGCCTCGATGCCGGCTCGGCCGAGTGGATCTACGACAGCCTGTATTGCGCGCGCGGCCAGGCCGAGAACCTGATCAAGCTGCATAAGACGCAGCTCGCCTCCGATCGCACCAGTTGCCGTTCGGCGCTCGCCAACCAGGTCCGTCTCGTGCTCCATACCGCCGCTTATTGGCTGATGCTGACCGTGCGCGACGCCATTCCCAAAGCCCGCGAATTGGCCACTGCCGAGTTCGCGACGCTGCGTCTTCGTCTCTTGAAAATCGCAGCCAGGGTCGTCGAGACCGCGAGCCGCATTCGCCTCGCGTTCGCCGCGGCATGTCCCGAAGCCGACCTCTTCCGCAGCTTGCCGGGCTCGCTGCTGCCACACGGTCCTTGACCGCCGGGGCGTGCGCCCCCTTCGCCCAACCCATCCCTCAAACGCGTTGCAAAGTACCGGTCGTCAGGCGGTGAAAAGCCGAAGGCAATCCTATGCGCCTCGTCCGAGGAGATGTGCAGTCACATCAATCGAACCAAAAAACCGCACTCTCACGAATAGGACGGGCTAGAGGTGGCCCGCGAGCGCGCCGGAGGCGAAGGTCTAATCTTCCCCGGCAGGTGACGCGGCAAGCCGATTAGCGACGTGTCGCTCGCGAAGGCGATTGCGCGCCACACTAAAGAGCAGGTGACGACGCATGGCTTCCGTTCGACGTTCCGCGATTGGGCTGGCGACATGACAAACTTCTCGCGCGAGGTGTGCGAGCAAGCATTGGCCCATGCTGTGGCGGACGAAACGGAAGCGGCTTATAGGCGTTCGGATGCGTTGGTGAAGCGGCGGCGGTTAATGGATGAATGGGCAACGTACTGTGCAGGTGGCTGGAGTGTTCGGCACGGCTGACATCTGAAGCCGTTAAGGCATTTCGCGCCTTGGGGCTGATGCCACGCCGCTATATATCGCCGCGTGGACCGCCGCGTCTTTTGCGGCTCTAATTTCGCGTGCGGCTTTGAGCGCCCGGCGCAGAAACGGGTCTTCTGTCTCTTTGGTCAGAGTAATCAGCTTGTTGCAGTTGAGGCAATTAACCTGTGCTCCATCGCGGACGCGGCTGGCATTCTCCCTGAAAATATGAGTGCAGGCTGGGCAGCGGATTTTCACCTTGTCATCCATGGCAATATCCCTTGTGAGAAAGGGCAGTGTTGCGCAATGGGATTACAAAATTCTGAAAAGGATCGATAGCAATGCATATTTCATCAGCAACCGGCCAGAGGATGCACGTCATCCGCCCCCTCTTTAAAGTCCCTTTTCTATGGTCTCGAGTTCGCATCATCCGAACAACCACCCGCACGCTCCACCAAAAACGCCCATCGAGGGCGCAGGCGGGCCTATTCGGAACCTCGAGTATTGTTCCGTCATCTTTCGGTATGTCCAAAGATACTTTGCGCCGCATAAGGCCAAAGTCGAAGTCGCCGTGCAAATTGCCCAGCGCTGGGTCCTGGCGCGTCTGCGCAATCAGCGCTTCTTTTACCTGGCAGAGCTGAACGCCGCCATCCGCGTGCTCGTCGCCGAACTCAATGGTCGCCAGATGCGCGGCTTCGGCTCCAGCCGCGTCGAACTCTTCGTCGAGATCGACAGGCCGAAGCTTGGGAAACTGCCGGACCAGCCATACGCCTTTGCACGCTGGAAGCGCTGCCAACGACGCTTAGCAGATCGTCGCTCCCCGGCAACGACGGAGTCATTTGCGGTAGGAAGTCGTTCAGGGCACAAGCGTCATCCTTGTCGCGAGAATCTTGCCGATGCGTCGCCCGTCCAGATCGACGATCTCGAAACACCAATCTTCATATACGAAAGACTCGCCGATCCCGGGCAGATGACCGAGTTGGGACAGCGCGAATCCGGCAACCGTGTGATAATCGCCGTTCTCTGGGCGCTTCCGGAATGCAAGGCGGTCGAATACGTCGTGTGCCGGCGTCATCCCGTCAAGGAGCAACGATCCATCCTCGCGTTCGATGATATCCGCCGATCCATCCTCGCTGTTCGGCAAATCGCCGGCAATCGCTTCAAGGAGATCGGTCTGCGTGACAATGCCCTGAAGGATTCCATATTCATCGACGACGATCGCAAGCCGCACGGGAGCTTGCTTGAACATGTCCAGCATCCGGAATACCGACATGGATTCAAGAACGAGCAACGGCTCCCGGATCACCTCCAATGGATCGAGGCCCTCTCCACCCAGCACGCGATTAAGCAAATCCTTTTTGAGGAGCATGCCAAGAGGCTCGTCGATGCTGCCCCGCCCAACGAGCAACTGCTCGTGAGGACAGTTTCTGATCGTATCAAGCATGTCGGCGCGATCCGAATCAGCATTGACCCAGTCGATTTCAGGCCGCGCGGTCATGATGTCGCCGACCTGCCGCTCCCCGATGTTGAGAACGCGAAGCACCACCTCTTCCTGTGCGTCTTGCAGGATGCCTGCGTCCTGACTGGCTTGCACCAGCAGCTTCAACTCCTCCGGTGAATGCAGCGAGGATTCGCCCGTTCCGGGCCGCAGGCCGCAAAGCCGGAGAATCAGGTTGCCGAGGCCATTCAGTATAACGATTGCTGGACGCAAGATGAGCAGGAACAGCCCCAACGGGCGCACAATCACAAGCGCGGTACTTTCGCTTCGCTGCAATGCCAAGCTCTTTGGCGCCAATTCGCCCAATACGATATGCAACGTAGTGATGATGCTGAAGGAAACGACAACCGCTACGGCATGCGCGCCGGCGGTCGCAAGGGAATCCGGGAATGCCTTCCACAGCGGCTGGATCAATCCCGCCAAGGCAGGTTCGCCAATCCAACCCAAGGCGAGTGACGAAATCGTGATTCCCAATTGCGTGGCGGCTAGATTGACATCAAGGTGCTGGATGGCTCGTTGAAGGACAAGGGCCCTTCTGCTGCCGCCGGCGACCAATTCGGCAACCCTGCTCGGACGAACCGCCACCAAGGAGAACTCGGCCGCGACGAAAAATCCGTTCGCCGCAACAAGAACAAAGATCAGTACAATACCGATAAGATTGAGGCTACTGCCATCGCCGTCAGGCATAACTCTCCTCTTGGGTTGATTCAAAGCTTCGTATACTCGCTATACGATCCGTCATACCCAGCCTCAACCTTGCCGCTTCCCATAGCTTCTCCCGGCGATCTCCTGCGTTCGCAAACCGTGGCCGACTATCACTCCGGCGCGTGGCCGGATTCTACTCCGCCGTTGACAGCAATGACTATGGCAAGGAGAAACCCGCGATTCCTCCGCATTCCAGCTCACGCCCGTCCAGATCGCTGACGAATGAAATGCGAGGCTAGTCCTGCAGCTGCAACCAAGAAGGGCAGAGCGAGCAGGAAAGCAAAGGGACGATCAAGCGTCGCCAGCCAGAGAGCAAGGTCGGAAAGGAAACTCATCGTTCTATTATAGCACGGACCGCGTCACCGGCCAACGGTTCGACCGTCTCAGTCATACCATCAACTGAGTTTCGCGTCGCTCGATTATGCGGCCAAGAAGAAGCGCACGAAGCGAGATGTGTTTTTGGCTAAGATGGCAGGCGTGGTGCCTTGGGTCGGGCTCGAAGCTTTGATCGAGCCGCATTATCCCAAGGCTGGTCCGAGCGGCGGTCGGCGACCATTTCCATTGGCCGTGATGCTACGGATTTATTGCTTGCAGCAGTGGTATAACCTCTCTGATCCCGGCGCGGAAGAAGTGCTTTACGACATTTGCTCGATGCGAACGTTTGCGGGTCTGGAGCTCGGACGCGCCACTATTCCCGATGAGACGACCATCTTGAACTTCCGGCATCTGCTGGGGCGTCACGAGTTGACGAAGGTGATATTCGTCGCGATTGCGGAGTTTCTGGAGACTCGCGGTGCTCTGCTGCGTGGCGGCACCATCATCGACGTGTGTTTTTGGCCGAGATGGAAGCCGTGGTGCTCAATCATGGCGGTGATCGCTGCATCTCGTTCGGAGGCATGCGCATTGACCGGGATGTCGGCGCCGAGGTCATCGTGCGTTTGTAACCGCTCGGAATCGAGGCCGCGCTCGCAGCACAGGCACTCGCAGTCGCGCAAACGAGGACAAGCGACGACAGATCGCGCTGGCATTGGAGCAGGCTCGCTACGAGGTCGGCCGCGCGCGTCGCCAGTATGATGCCGTCGATCCCGACAATCGCCTGGTCGCCTCGGAGTTGGAGACGCGATGGAATGAGCGGCTGACTATTGCCCGCGATTTGGAGGCGGAGCTTCAGGAACTGACGGCATCACCCGCTGCCGAGCCGGCGCCCGCCGACCGCGAGCGGCTGATGATGCTCGGTGCCGATCTGCAAAGTGCATGGACGAGCGCCGGTGTGACACCAGAGGCAAAGAAACGCATCGTGCGGACGGTGATCGACGAGATCGTCGTCCGCGTCGAGGACAACGCGCTCGATCTCGTTATCCGCTGGCACGGACGCGACCATTCGGCTCTTAAAGTCAAGAAGAACCGCACGGGCCAACACCACTGGAGCGTCGAAGGCGAGACCATCGTCGTGCGCGTGCTGACACGACAGATGCCGGACAAGGCGATCGCCTCGGTGCTCAATCGGGCCGGCAAAACGACGGGACGCGGAAACGGCTGGACGCAATCGCGGGTGTGCAGCCTGCGTAGTCACAATACGATTCCAACCTATCGGGAAGGCGAGCGCCGGGAGCGCGGCGAGGTAACGCTCGACGAGGCTGCGGCAGCTCCATCCGTTAGTCCGTCGACCGTGCGCCGTCTGCTCAAAGATGGTCAACTCTCGGCGAATCAGCTCTGTAAGGGAGCGCCTTGGATCATCCACGCCGCCGACTTGGACCGAAACGACGTGAAGGGCGCGGCCACAGCCCGCCTCTGAGACGTCCGCCGTCCAGTAGCCCGCTGCAAAAAACTCTTGCTTTAACGACATGGACAGGTGAGCATTATGCGCGGGACGTGCTCATTCGACAGCTCTTTCGCACCGGTGATGTCGCTGAAGACTTGGTCGAGCGGCGCCTCTTGGCCGTTGATCAAGCGGAGTTTTAGAGCCCCCTTGCCGGGATCAGCAAACCCCTCGGCCTTTAGGCGACGGGATGCATTAGCATCCGACGATGCAAACGGCGAAGTCTGGCAGTCATACGGTGTGGGACTGCAAATACCACATTGTGTGGGTGACGAAGTATCGGTTCGCAGTTTTGGGTGGGGATGTCGGCTTTCGCGCCCGGGAGTTGTTGCGGGAAATTGCGTTGAGCCATGAGATGGTTATTCATGCCGGGACGATAAACCGGGATCACGTCCATCTGTTGTTGTCGATCCCACCACATCTATCGGTCTCTCGTGCGGTGCAATATCTCAAAGGCAAGAGTTCTCACAAGCTTCTGACGGAGTATCAGTCGCTCAGGAAGCGATACTGGGGCAGCATCTATGGGCAGGGATACTGGGTTGCTTCGAGCGGAAACGTCACCGATGAAGTGTGGAAGAAGTACATAGAAGACCAAAAGCCGCCTGAGCCAGATGACAACTTCAAGGTCGTCTGACAATCGACCCGAAGGGTCGATCAAATCCGGCTTCCAGCCGTAATCCGAAGCCACCGGCTTTAGCCGGTGGAGCGTTCACACCGACGGTCGATTTGGATGGATGGCTTCAAGGGAATAACAACGCCGCGCGGCTGTCATGGTCCGGTGATCGCGAGGTTGCATCTGCGCGTAGATGCGCATTGATCCCAATCGTCTTTCGATGGAAAGATGCGGGTTCGATTCGGTCAATATCCAAATTGCGGAAAGCGAATGGTTTTGGAACCAGGGCGGCTTCGCCCTTACTCAATTCTTCGATCCTTTCTCGACAGTGAGGCCTCCGCTGGGCTGACACTGATGTTCGTCGCCGCATTGGCGTTGCTGCTCGCCAATTCGCCGTTCGCGCCCGTCTACTTCGATGTGCTGCACCGTCAAGTGCTGGGCCTGACGGTGCTGCACTGGATCAACGATGCGTTGATGGCGGTATTCTTCCTGCTCGTCGGGCTCGAGATCAAGCGCGAGTTCTTGGACGGGCAACTCGCGACCTGGTCGCGGCGCGCGTTGCCAGGTATCGCAGCCCTCGGCGGCATGGTCGTACCAGCGGTGATTTTCATCGCAGTTAATGGGGGCGAGCCAGCCAATCTCAGAGGATGGGCCATTCCGTCGGCGACAGACATCGCCTTCGCACTCGGCGTGCTCTCACTGCTTGGCCCCCGCGTCCCTGTGTCTCTTAAGATTTTTCTGACCGCGCTTGCCATCCTGGACGACCTAGGTGCTGTCTTAATCATCGCGCTCTTCTATACCGCCGAGCTTACTCCGCTGATGCTAATTCTCGCAGCCGCGACGTTGTTGGGTCTCGCGGCCCTCAATCGGTTCGGTGTGAAGCCCCTCGCACCCTATCTGGTCCTCGGGGTGGTGCTCTGGTTCTTTGTGCTGCAGTCGGGGATCCACGCAACGCTCGCAGGTGTTGCACTGGCGCTCGCCATCCCCTTGCAAGCTTCCACAGGCGGCGGTCCAACATCACCTCTACATCGGCTCGAGCACGCACTCAATCCGTGGGTGGCGTTCCTCATCGTGCCGGTATTCGGCTTCGCCAATGCCGGCGTCTCATTCGCCGGGCTCGGTCTCTCGGCACTGCTCGATCCGGTGCCACTCGGCGTTGCACTGGGCCTTTTCTTCGGCAAGCAGGTAGGCGTTTTCGGCTTCGCATGGCTGGCGATCTGGCTGAAAATTGCCGACATGCCACGTTACGCCTCTTGGGCACATCTTTATGGAGTGGCAGTGCTCTGCGGGATTGGCTTCACCATGAGCCTCTTCATTGGGCTCCTCGCTTATCCGGAGTCGGCCGTTCTCCAGGACGAGACAAAAATCGGCGTGCTGCTGGGTTCGACGCTCGCCGGCCTCATAGGTTGGCTGATCTTGCGCGTCACCAAGGCAGGCTTCCCCGAGCGAACCTAGTACCTCCTTTTCTTAGAAGGTGAGTCGTGATTCAAGATCGGGATGATCCCCGAAGCAAGAGAAGTTCGCCTTTCGAGGAAAGATCGCAATGTGCTTGAGGCGTGTTGTCGCTCACCGGTGACGTTGCAGCGCGATTTGAAGCGAGCGCGGATAGTTCTGTTGGCGGCGGACGGGCGCAGCACCCGCTCGATCGCCAAAGAAGTCGGGGTCCAGCCGCGGATTGTCAGCCTTTGGCGGCACCGCTATGCCGATCATGGCCTTGAAGGGCTGCAAGACAAGCCGCGACCCGGCAAGCAGCCGATCTATACGAAGGCTACCGACAAGCGGATTCTGAAGCTGCTGGACAAGCCGCCCCCGCAAGGGTTTGCGCGCTGGACCGGCCCTCTGCTGGCCGGGGCGCTGGGCGATGTTGACGTCCAATATGTCTGGCGGTTCCTGCGCAGCCACAAGATTGATCTCGCGGCTCGCAAGTCCTGGTGTGAAAGCAACGACCCGAACTTTACGGCCAAAGCCGCCGATGTTGTTGGCCTTTACGTCGCCCCGCCCGCAAAGGCCATCGTGCTATGCGTGGACGAGAAGCCTTCGATCCAGGCATTGGAGCGAGCGCAGGGTTATCTGAAGTTACCCAATGGCCGCGCCTTGACCGGCCAGAGCCACGATTACAAGCGGCATGGCACTACAACATTGTTTGCGGCCCTCGAAGTTGCCACCGGAAAGATCATCGCGGCTCATTCAAAACGCCGTCGCCGCGTCGAGTTTCTTGACTTCATGAACAGCGTCACCGCGGCCTTTCCGGACCGAAAGATTCACGTCATCCTCGACAACCTCAACACCCACAAGAAAAACGAGCACTGGCTCAAGGCCCACCCCAACGTGCAATTTCATTTTACGCCGACAAGCGCGTCCTGGCTCAATCAGGTCGAGGTATGGTTCTCGATATTACAGGGCCAGTCGCTTAGCGGAGCCTCCTTCACAAGCCTCAAGCAGCTTCAGGAGCACATCGATGCCTACGTCAACGCGTACAACGACAAAGCCGAGCCCTTCCTCTGGACCAAGAAAAAGGTCCGTCAACGTCGCTTCCAAGGCCGCCGTATCACTCAGCTATGATTCCGGGTACTAGTCACCTGGAACTGAAGTTCGTTTCATTATAATCTGCCGCATTCGCAAGAGTGCGGGAGCGCAGTTATGGCCAACGCGGCAGGACGCCCGGTTTCTCCCTTGATCCTCAGCGCGGATGAGCGCGCGTATCTCGAACGGCAGGTTCGTCGTCATCGCGTGGCGCGTTCTTTGTCTGAGCGATGCCGCGTCATCCTGCGATGCGCGGATGGCATACCCAGCAAATCCGTTGCGCACGAACTGGGTGTCCATGAGCATACAGTTGGCAAGTGGCGTCGGCGCTTTCTGAAGGGGCGCATCGAAGGGCTCTTGGATGAAGCCCGCCCTGGCAGGCCTCGCACGATTGATGACGATCAGGTCGCTGCAATTATCGAACGCACGCTCCGCTCCACGCCGAGCGACGCCACGCACTGGTCCATCCGTTCGATGGCGACCGCGACCGGCTTTTCGCACACGACGATCCGAAGGATTTGGAACGCCTTCGGCTTGCAGCCGCACCGTTCGGAGACATTCAAGCTTTCCAGCGACCCATTATTTGTCGACAAGGTCCGCGACATCGTCGGTCTTTATCTGTCGCCGCCCAATCGGGCCCTGGTGCTCAGTGTCGACGAGAAGAGCCAGATACAAGCGCTTGATCGCGAGCAGCCGGTCCTGCCGATGATGCCGGGCATTCCGGAACGCCGGACGCATTCCTATATCCGCCACGGCACAACATCGCTGTTCGCGGCCCTCGATGTTGCTTCCGGATTTGTGATCGGCAAATGCTACAAGCGCCATCGTGCTGCGGAGTTCCTCGACTTCCTGAAGCAAATCGACGCTCACATTCCCGACGGTCTCGATATCCATATCATTATGGACAACTACGCCACTCACAAAACTGCTGTGATCAAATCCTGGCTGGTGCGACGACCGCACTACCATGTGCACTTCACGCCAACATCAGCATCGTGGATCAATCAGGTCGAGCGCTGGTTTGCTGAACTCACCCGCAAGCAGATCCGCCGCGGCGTCCATACTTCGACCAAGCAGTTGGAAAAAGATATCCGCGCCTTCATCGAGCGGCACAATGAAAATCCCAGGCCATATCGATGGACAAAGTCAGCTGACGAAATCCTCGCCTCCGTCAAACGCTTCTGCCAAAAAACTCAGCAGACCTTATGCCACGAATTTTAGATTCACCTGACTAGGTATAAGCCGCACCGTTCCGGTTGGATTCCCAAGGAACGCACATCGAGGCTCGCCGTTAATCGAAGCGATCTCGCGGTGGCGTAGTCTGCAATGTGTGGCGAGCACCTTTATTCCGACGCTCGCCCGTAAGGACGATCCCCTCTTGGAGGAAAAGAACCATCATGGCCAAATCAACTGACGCCAAACACGACGAACCGGCCGCGGGTGAGGAAAGCAATCAACAACGGCTCAATGCAAAAGCCGCTGCGCGCTCTCCTGGTCCTGGCGCTAAGGACCGGCCAGGTTTTGACCTGGGCGGCGCCGTGACCGACGCTACGGCTGGCTCCGGTTTAGGGCCGGGAGATGATGCGTCAGAGAACAGCGGTGATCGCCGGCTACCCGGCCGCCGGCGAAAAAACAAGCTCGGTCTGCCCCGCTTTGGTGGAGCGGTTGTGAACGACAGGTCACTGCGGCCTGATTGAGCTCGACCGGTTTTGCTCAAATTAATAGCGCCGCAGCCCGCCTCATCAGTACACGCTTGCCGCAGCGCGATACGCCGCAGTCCGGCGCGGGAAGCAAGCCGGAGAACGTTGCCCATGGATCAACACACGAACAACGCTCATGCCACGTCCGATTTCCGGCACCTGGCGCATGCACTGAGCTGCTATCGCGAGCCGAATTGCACCCGAAGCGTTTTCGAGATCGTGATCACGGCAGGACCGTTTGCCCTCACGTGGTTTCTGATATGGACGTGTCTCGATGCCGGGTATTGGATGGCTCTGCTGCTCGCTGTGCCCGCCGCAGGCCTCCTCTTGCGTCTCTTCATGATCCAGCACGACTGCGGCCATGGATCATTCTTCCGCCATCGCCTCGCGAACGATTGGGTCGGACGTGTCATCGGCGTTCTGACACTAACGCCGTACGATTTCTGGCGGCGCGCGCATGCTCTACACCATGCCGGTTCAGGCAATCTCGATCGGCGCGGTATCGGCGACATCGATACGCTGACCGTGCGCGAGTTCCTGGCGCTGCCCAAGGGGCGCCGGCTCTTGTATCGCTTGTACCGGAATCCAATCGTGATGTTCGGCGTCGGCCCGGCGTATATGTTCATCTTGCGGCACCGATTGCCGATGGGACTGATACGCAGTGGCTGGCAGCCCTGGCTCAGCGCGATGGCGACGAATGTTGCAATCGCGGTACTGGTCGCGACCATGATCTGGCTGATCGGCGTTGGTCCGTTCCTGCTTGTGCAGTTGCCGATCACGCTTATCGCCGCCTCGATCGGCGTCTGGCTGTTCTATGTCCAGCACCAGTTCGAGGATACGTTCTGGGCCCATGATGAGGGCTGGAATTTCCATGAAGCGGGGTTGCACGGCAGTTCGCATTATGACCTGCCAAGCGTCTTGCGCTGGTTTACCGCCAATATCGGAATACACCATGTCCACCATCTGTGCAGTCGGATTCCTTATTATCGGCTGCCACAGGTGTTACGGGATCACCCGCAGCTCTCTGCCGTCGGACGGCTGACGCTGTTCGAAAGCCTTCGCTGTGTGCGCAAGGTTCTTTGGGATGAGGGCCGGCACAAGCTTGTTTCGTTTCGCGAGATGGAGTCGGTTCCGTCGCCTGCATCGCGCGCTGTTTCCGGAAGCGGCTACCATTGAGGGGTGCAGAAAATGCGAAATGCACTGCGAAAGGGGATACGTAATGCCAGCGGAAGGGCTTCATCATGTTAGGTCTATTGAACCTATTCGCGTATATGCAAGGAAGCAACGACACGAGCGATCGTCTGTCGAACTTGGTCGGATTTGGAACGAATCCGGGATCGTTGCGGTCTCTGACGCATATACCGGAAAACTTGCCCGATGCTGCACCGCTTGTAGTCGTGCTGCATGGCTGCGAGCAGACGGCGACGGACTATGACCGCGGCTCCGG
The sequence above is a segment of the Nitrobacter hamburgensis X14 genome. Coding sequences within it:
- a CDS encoding IS1380-like element ISNha3 family transposase codes for the protein MTDDTILPFSFPAVHAKKVTAAFDGGRLTSNGGVMLLATAERRLGLADKLARVFPDRRDPTRVVHSLVDMFRARMFAICCGYEDADDLDHLRSDPAFKLACGRLPDSGRDLCSQPTLSRLENAPRLRDVIRLTYTLVDAWMDSYPREPASVTLDIDDTCDVVHGHQQLSLFNAHYDERCFLPIHVYDTEKSRPVAVVLRPGKTPGGVEVRAHLRRLVRHIRTRWHNTRITVRGDGHYARPEAMTWCENNGIDYIFGLSGTKPLARKVDEVADDIRTRRAIENLAVLRGYTETRHKAKSWDRERRTVARIEATMLGLDIRFVVTSLDAGSAEWIYDSLYCARGQAENLIKLHKTQLASDRTSCRSALANQVRLVLHTAAYWLMLTVRDAIPKARELATAEFATLRLRLLKIAARVVETASRIRLAFAAACPEADLFRSLPGSLLPHGP
- a CDS encoding hemolysin family protein, whose translation is MPDGDGSSLNLIGIVLIFVLVAANGFFVAAEFSLVAVRPSRVAELVAGGSRRALVLQRAIQHLDVNLAATQLGITISSLALGWIGEPALAGLIQPLWKAFPDSLATAGAHAVAVVVSFSIITTLHIVLGELAPKSLALQRSESTALVIVRPLGLFLLILRPAIVILNGLGNLILRLCGLRPGTGESSLHSPEELKLLVQASQDAGILQDAQEEVVLRVLNIGERQVGDIMTARPEIDWVNADSDRADMLDTIRNCPHEQLLVGRGSIDEPLGMLLKKDLLNRVLGGEGLDPLEVIREPLLVLESMSVFRMLDMFKQAPVRLAIVVDEYGILQGIVTQTDLLEAIAGDLPNSEDGSADIIEREDGSLLLDGMTPAHDVFDRLAFRKRPENGDYHTVAGFALSQLGHLPGIGESFVYEDWCFEIVDLDGRRIGKILATRMTLVP
- a CDS encoding helix-turn-helix domain-containing protein gives rise to the protein MEQARYEVGRARRQYDAVDPDNRLVASELETRWNERLTIARDLEAELQELTASPAAEPAPADRERLMMLGADLQSAWTSAGVTPEAKKRIVRTVIDEIVVRVEDNALDLVIRWHGRDHSALKVKKNRTGQHHWSVEGETIVVRVLTRQMPDKAIASVLNRAGKTTGRGNGWTQSRVCSLRSHNTIPTYREGERRERGEVTLDEAAAAPSVSPSTVRRLLKDGQLSANQLCKGAPWIIHAADLDRNDVKGAATARL
- the tnpA gene encoding IS200/IS605 family transposase codes for the protein MQTAKSGSHTVWDCKYHIVWVTKYRFAVLGGDVGFRARELLREIALSHEMVIHAGTINRDHVHLLLSIPPHLSVSRAVQYLKGKSSHKLLTEYQSLRKRYWGSIYGQGYWVASSGNVTDEVWKKYIEDQKPPEPDDNFKVV
- the nhaA gene encoding Na+/H+ antiporter NhaA, whose amino-acid sequence is MVLEPGRLRPYSILRSFLDSEASAGLTLMFVAALALLLANSPFAPVYFDVLHRQVLGLTVLHWINDALMAVFFLLVGLEIKREFLDGQLATWSRRALPGIAALGGMVVPAVIFIAVNGGEPANLRGWAIPSATDIAFALGVLSLLGPRVPVSLKIFLTALAILDDLGAVLIIALFYTAELTPLMLILAAATLLGLAALNRFGVKPLAPYLVLGVVLWFFVLQSGIHATLAGVALALAIPLQASTGGGPTSPLHRLEHALNPWVAFLIVPVFGFANAGVSFAGLGLSALLDPVPLGVALGLFFGKQVGVFGFAWLAIWLKIADMPRYASWAHLYGVAVLCGIGFTMSLFIGLLAYPESAVLQDETKIGVLLGSTLAGLIGWLILRVTKAGFPERT
- a CDS encoding IS630 family transposase — its product is MIPEAREVRLSRKDRNVLEACCRSPVTLQRDLKRARIVLLAADGRSTRSIAKEVGVQPRIVSLWRHRYADHGLEGLQDKPRPGKQPIYTKATDKRILKLLDKPPPQGFARWTGPLLAGALGDVDVQYVWRFLRSHKIDLAARKSWCESNDPNFTAKAADVVGLYVAPPAKAIVLCVDEKPSIQALERAQGYLKLPNGRALTGQSHDYKRHGTTTLFAALEVATGKIIAAHSKRRRRVEFLDFMNSVTAAFPDRKIHVILDNLNTHKKNEHWLKAHPNVQFHFTPTSASWLNQVEVWFSILQGQSLSGASFTSLKQLQEHIDAYVNAYNDKAEPFLWTKKKVRQRRFQGRRITQL
- a CDS encoding IS630 family transposase — encoded protein: MANAAGRPVSPLILSADERAYLERQVRRHRVARSLSERCRVILRCADGIPSKSVAHELGVHEHTVGKWRRRFLKGRIEGLLDEARPGRPRTIDDDQVAAIIERTLRSTPSDATHWSIRSMATATGFSHTTIRRIWNAFGLQPHRSETFKLSSDPLFVDKVRDIVGLYLSPPNRALVLSVDEKSQIQALDREQPVLPMMPGIPERRTHSYIRHGTTSLFAALDVASGFVIGKCYKRHRAAEFLDFLKQIDAHIPDGLDIHIIMDNYATHKTAVIKSWLVRRPHYHVHFTPTSASWINQVERWFAELTRKQIRRGVHTSTKQLEKDIRAFIERHNENPRPYRWTKSADEILASVKRFCQKTQQTLCHEF